From a region of the Maridesulfovibrio ferrireducens genome:
- a CDS encoding dual CXXC motif small (seleno)protein: protein MGGGRRLSSDLGSINNTAKSGMICKDCGGELYTSRGUTGVSLCCRSCGKRYSVAEYAKFIDDDFEEQMANVSMNRL from the coding sequence ATGGGCGGGGGGAGAAGACTTTCATCAGACTTGGGAAGTATTAATAATACTGCTAAGTCAGGGATGATTTGTAAAGATTGCGGCGGAGAACTATATACGAGTCGGGGTTGAACCGGAGTTTCTTTATGTTGCAGGTCTTGCGGCAAAAGGTATAGTGTTGCGGAATATGCGAAGTTTATTGATGATGACTTCGAAGAACAAATGGCTAATGTTTCGATGAACAGATTATAA